In Zingiber officinale cultivar Zhangliang chromosome 1A, Zo_v1.1, whole genome shotgun sequence, a genomic segment contains:
- the LOC122030283 gene encoding 1,2-dihydroxy-3-keto-5-methylthiopentene dioxygenase 1-like, whose product MAPEAWLIAESDEDQRLPHHRNPREFVPMSKLQEIGVIYWYLDPKNYESNEELKKIREDRGYSYMDLLELSPGKVENYEEKLKNFYREHIHADEEIRYCLEGSGYFDVRDKDDMWIRIWIKEGDMIVLPAGIYHRFTLDTSNYVKLMRLFIGEPVWTAYNRPQEEHPARQGYVESLMKKGSGVAVAAH is encoded by the exons ATGGCTCCAGAG GCTTGGCTGATTGCTGAAAGCGATGAGGACCAGAGGCTTCCTCACCACAGGAATCCCAGAGAGTTTGTCCCCATGAGCAAGCTGCAAG AAATTGGGGTTATCTACTGGTATTTGGATCCCAAAAACTATGAGAGCAATGAAGAACTGAAGAAAATCCGGGAAGACAGAGGATACAGCTACATG GACCTTCTTGAGTTATCTCCTGGGAAAGTTGAGAACTATGAAGAGAAACTAAAGAATTTTTACAGAGAACACATCCATGCAGACGAAGAGATCCGTTACTGTTTGGAAGGCAGTGGCTATTTTGATGTTCGTGACAAAGACGATATGTGGATACGAATTTGGATCAAAGAGGGCGATATGATCGTCTTACCTGCTGGCATCTATCATCGCTTCACCCTGGACACATCAAACTATGTTAAG CTGATGAGGTTGTTCATTGGAGAACCTGTTTGGACTGCTTACAATCGCCCGCAAGAGGAACATCCTGCAAGACAAGGCTACGTCGAGTCTCTGATGAAAAAAGGTTCAGGAGTTGCTGTGGCAGCCCACTGA
- the LOC122030268 gene encoding bifunctional protein FolD 1, mitochondrial-like isoform X2 → MRAALAATLRKAFSAAETALRPCVASKCLDFHLHHCQSSDPAEQRPGSSILGRDLPEIWATPSAASPLLPPPEPQSSCVDEAPTPVIIDGKSIAEEIRLGLSQEVLRMKAMINKVPGLAVVLVGQRRDSQAYVRNKTKACEEVGMRSLMAEFPEDCGEEDVLNVVSDFNRDPSVHGVLVQLPLPKHLDEERILGAVSLEKDVDGFHPLNMGNLALSGREPLFIPCAAKACVELLLRLGVDLKSKHVAVIGRSNVVGLPTSLLLQDVTREADIVISAAGVPNLVRGHWLKRGSVVIDVGTNPVEDPNSEQGYYLQGDVCYEEALQLASAITPVPGGVGPVTVAMLLANTLDSAKRLYSFT, encoded by the exons ATGAGAGCAGCGCTGGCGGCGACGCTGAGGAAAGCATTCTCGGCGGCGGAAACCGCTCTCCGACCTTGCGTAGCGTCCAAATGCCTCGACTTCCACCTCCACCACTGCCAAAGCAGTGATCCGGCCGAGCAGAGGCCTGGCAGCTCCATCCTCGGCCGCGACCTCCCGGAAATCTGGGCCACTCCCAGCGCCGCCTCTCCCCTCCTCCCTCCACCGGAACCTCAATCCAGTTGCG TTGATGAAGCGCCGACACCAGTGATCATCGATGGAAAGTCCATTGCGGAAGAAATCAGGCTAGGTCTTTCCCAAGAAGTGCTCCGAATGAAGGCGATGATCAACAAAGTTCCCGGATTAGCCGTGGTGCTTGTGGGTCAAAGAAGGGATTCCCAAGCCTACGTTCGCAATAAAACGAAGGCTTGCGAGGAGGTCGGAATGAGATCTTTGATGGCAGAGTTTCCTGAAGATTGTGGGGAGGAAGATGTACTCAACGTCGTATCCGACTTCAATCGAGATCCATCGGTCCATGGCGTCCTCGTGCAGCTACCTTTGCCAAAG CACTTGGACGAAGAAAGAATTTTGGGCGCTGTAAGTCTGGAAAAGGATGTGGATGGCTTCCATCCACTGAACATGGGGAACCTCGCTTTAAGTGGCAGGGAGCCTCTGTTCATCCCCTGTGCCGCGAAAGCTTGTGTCGAGTTGCTGCTCCGGCTCGGCGTCGATCTGAAGAGCAAACATGTGGCAGTGATTGGAAGAAGTAATGTAGTAGGATTGCCTACTTCCTTGCTGTTGCAG GACGTGACTCGCGAAGCTGATATTGTGATATCGGCTGCAGGAGTTCCCAACCTTGTGCGTGGACATTGGTTGAAGAGAGGGTCGGTCGTCATCGATGTGGGGACGAATCCAGTTGAG GATCCTAATTCGGAGCAGGGTTACTACCTTCAAGGTGATGTGTGCTATGAGGAAGCATTGCAGTTGGCCTCGGCAATAACACCGGTTCCTGGTGGTGTAGGACCGGTGACGGTTGCCATGCTTCTTGCAAACACCCTTGACTCTGCGAAACGGCTCTACAGCTTCACTTAG
- the LOC122030268 gene encoding bifunctional protein FolD 1, mitochondrial-like isoform X1 translates to MRAALAATLRKAFSAAETALRPCVASKCLDFHLHHCQSSDPAEQRPGSSILGRDLPEIWATPSAASPLLPPPEPQSSCVDEAPTPVIIDGKSIAEEIRLGLSQEVLRMKAMINKVPGLAVVLVGQRRDSQAYVRNKTKACEEVGMRSLMAEFPEDCGEEDVLNVVSDFNRDPSVHGVLVQLPLPKHLDEERILGAVSLEKDVDGFHPLNMGNLALSGREPLFIPCAAKACVELLLRLGVDLKSKHVAVIGRSNVVGLPTSLLLQRHHATVSVLHAFTNNPQDVTREADIVISAAGVPNLVRGHWLKRGSVVIDVGTNPVEDPNSEQGYYLQGDVCYEEALQLASAITPVPGGVGPVTVAMLLANTLDSAKRLYSFT, encoded by the exons ATGAGAGCAGCGCTGGCGGCGACGCTGAGGAAAGCATTCTCGGCGGCGGAAACCGCTCTCCGACCTTGCGTAGCGTCCAAATGCCTCGACTTCCACCTCCACCACTGCCAAAGCAGTGATCCGGCCGAGCAGAGGCCTGGCAGCTCCATCCTCGGCCGCGACCTCCCGGAAATCTGGGCCACTCCCAGCGCCGCCTCTCCCCTCCTCCCTCCACCGGAACCTCAATCCAGTTGCG TTGATGAAGCGCCGACACCAGTGATCATCGATGGAAAGTCCATTGCGGAAGAAATCAGGCTAGGTCTTTCCCAAGAAGTGCTCCGAATGAAGGCGATGATCAACAAAGTTCCCGGATTAGCCGTGGTGCTTGTGGGTCAAAGAAGGGATTCCCAAGCCTACGTTCGCAATAAAACGAAGGCTTGCGAGGAGGTCGGAATGAGATCTTTGATGGCAGAGTTTCCTGAAGATTGTGGGGAGGAAGATGTACTCAACGTCGTATCCGACTTCAATCGAGATCCATCGGTCCATGGCGTCCTCGTGCAGCTACCTTTGCCAAAG CACTTGGACGAAGAAAGAATTTTGGGCGCTGTAAGTCTGGAAAAGGATGTGGATGGCTTCCATCCACTGAACATGGGGAACCTCGCTTTAAGTGGCAGGGAGCCTCTGTTCATCCCCTGTGCCGCGAAAGCTTGTGTCGAGTTGCTGCTCCGGCTCGGCGTCGATCTGAAGAGCAAACATGTGGCAGTGATTGGAAGAAGTAATGTAGTAGGATTGCCTACTTCCTTGCTGTTGCAG AGACACCATGCCACTGTCAGTGTTCTTCATGCTTTCACAAACAATCCACAGGACGTGACTCGCGAAGCTGATATTGTGATATCGGCTGCAGGAGTTCCCAACCTTGTGCGTGGACATTGGTTGAAGAGAGGGTCGGTCGTCATCGATGTGGGGACGAATCCAGTTGAG GATCCTAATTCGGAGCAGGGTTACTACCTTCAAGGTGATGTGTGCTATGAGGAAGCATTGCAGTTGGCCTCGGCAATAACACCGGTTCCTGGTGGTGTAGGACCGGTGACGGTTGCCATGCTTCTTGCAAACACCCTTGACTCTGCGAAACGGCTCTACAGCTTCACTTAG
- the LOC122009647 gene encoding dihydroflavonol 4-reductase-like: MKGVVAVTGASGYVGSWLIMKLLREGYTVRATVRDPSNEGKIRPLLDLPGSEERLSIWKADLDKEGSFDEVVKGCEGVFHVATPMDFESKDPENEIIKPTVSGMLSIMRSCKEAGTVRRVVFTSSAGTVNVQEQQMADYDEQSWSDMEFCRRVKMTGWMYFVSKTLAEKAAMEFSQEHGIHFISIIPTLVVGPFITTTMPPSMITALSLITGNEAHYTILKQVQLVHLDDLCDAHIFLYEHPGAEGRFICSSDDRTIYDLAKMFRDRYPQYIIPQEFEGIDEKIGRVHFSSKKLTGLGFEFKYSVEDMFDSAIEACLEKQLLPLQTVEKEQQSSEVLKKTVASERGNESNGQMVLLA; this comes from the exons ATGAAAGGTGTCGTGGCTGTGACCGGAGCCTCCGGCTACGTCGGCTCGTGGCTGATCATGAAGCTTCTCCGAGAGGGCTACACCGTTAGAGCCACCGTCAGAGACCCCT CGAATGAGGGGAAGATTAGGCCGTTGTTGGATCTGCCGGGATCGGAGGAACGGCTGTCGATATGGAAGGCAGACCTGGACAAGGAAGGCAGCTTCGATGAGGTGGTGAAGGGATGCGAGGGAGTGTTTCATGTCGCAACTCCCATGGATTTCGAGTCCAAAGATCCCGAG AATGAGATTATCAAGCCTACGGTGAGCGGGATGTTGAGCATCATGAGGTCGTGCAAGGAGGCAGGGACGGTGAGGCGGGTGGTGTTCACCTCCTCCGCCGGCACCGTCAACGTGCAAGAGCAACAGATGGCGGACTACGACGAGCAGTCGTGGAGTGACATGGAGTTTTGCCGCCGCGTCAAGATGACCGGATGG ATGTACTTTGTGTCCAAAACCCTCGCCGAGAAGGCTGCTATGGAGTTCTCACAGGAGCATGGCATTCACTTCATCAGCATCATCCCCACCCTCGTCGTCGGGcctttcatcaccaccaccatgcCTCCCAGCATGATCACTGCCCTCTCACTAATCACAG GCAATGAAGCTCACTACACGATCCTCAAGCAAGTGCAGCTGGTGCACCTGGACGACCTCTGCGACGCCCACATCTTCCTGTACGAGCACCCCGGCGCAGAGGGGCGGTTCATTTGCTCCTCGGACGATCGCACGATCTACGACCTGGCGAAGATGTTCAGGGACAGATACCCGCAGTACATCATCCCCCAAGA GTTCGAAGGGATCGACGAGAAGATCGGGAGGGTGCACTTCTCGTCCAAGAAGCTGACGGGGCTCGGGTTCGAGTTCAAGTACAGTGTGGAGGACATGTTTGACTCTGCCATCGAAGCGTGCCTGGAGAAGCAGCTTCTGCCATTGCAGACTGTGGAGAAGGAGCAGCAGAGCAGTGAGGTTTTGAAGAAGACCGTGGCGTCGGAGCGAGGAAACGAGTCGAATGGGCAGATGGTTCTTTTGGCTTAA